In Streptomyces asoensis, a single genomic region encodes these proteins:
- a CDS encoding DUF5999 family protein encodes MCQHQPPCPTATSADRESARLVAHHPEQGWSLLCNGVLLFEDTGELLPDGRVIAPHRVVTAA; translated from the coding sequence ATGTGCCAGCACCAGCCACCGTGTCCGACAGCGACCTCAGCCGACCGGGAGTCGGCGCGCCTCGTGGCGCACCACCCGGAACAGGGCTGGAGCCTGCTGTGCAACGGCGTCCTGCTCTTCGAGGACACCGGTGAGCTCCTGCCCGACGGCCGGGTCATCGCCCCCCACCGGGTCGTGACCGCCGCCTGA
- a CDS encoding endo-1,4-beta-xylanase → MPSTAHGTAARTRLTLAGALASLLVAAGVAGGPAARAHEGPAHAKPRTTLADLAQRHGRYFGSATDNPELTDTAYTKTLGDEFDMITPGNGMKWYATEPRQGVFDFTAGDEIVGLARAHHQKIRAHTLVWHSQLPDWLTARTWTADELRAVLKNHIQTEVRHYRGKVYSWDVVNEAFNEDGTYRETVFYKTLGPGYIADALRWAHEADPRAKLYLNDYNIEAVGPKSDAYYALAKELKARHVPLDGIGLQAHLALQYGYPTTLEDNLRRFSRLGLDTALTEVDVRMLLPATEEKLAQQADWYRDLTDACLDVRRCVGITVWDYTDKYSWIPAFFPGEGAALPWDEQLAPKPAYFAIRDALR, encoded by the coding sequence ATGCCCAGCACCGCCCACGGCACCGCCGCACGCACCCGGCTCACCCTCGCCGGAGCCCTCGCATCCCTCCTCGTCGCCGCGGGCGTCGCCGGCGGGCCCGCCGCCCGGGCGCACGAGGGTCCGGCGCACGCGAAGCCGCGCACCACCCTCGCCGACCTCGCGCAGCGCCACGGACGCTACTTCGGCAGCGCCACCGACAACCCCGAACTCACCGACACCGCCTACACGAAGACGCTCGGCGACGAGTTCGACATGATCACCCCGGGCAACGGGATGAAGTGGTACGCCACCGAGCCCCGGCAGGGCGTCTTCGACTTCACGGCCGGCGACGAGATCGTCGGCCTGGCGCGCGCCCACCACCAGAAGATCCGCGCCCACACCCTCGTCTGGCACAGCCAGCTGCCGGACTGGCTGACCGCCAGGACCTGGACGGCGGACGAGCTGCGCGCCGTCCTGAAGAACCACATCCAGACCGAGGTGCGCCACTACCGGGGCAAGGTCTACTCGTGGGACGTCGTCAACGAGGCGTTCAACGAGGACGGCACCTACCGCGAGACGGTGTTCTACAAGACCCTCGGCCCCGGCTACATCGCCGACGCCCTGCGTTGGGCCCACGAGGCCGACCCCAGGGCGAAGCTCTATCTCAACGACTACAACATCGAGGCCGTCGGCCCGAAGAGCGACGCCTACTACGCCCTGGCCAAGGAGCTCAAAGCACGGCACGTGCCGCTCGACGGCATCGGCCTCCAGGCCCATCTCGCCCTCCAGTACGGCTATCCGACGACCCTCGAGGACAACCTCCGCCGCTTCTCCCGGCTCGGTCTGGACACCGCCCTCACCGAGGTCGACGTACGGATGCTGCTGCCCGCGACCGAGGAGAAGCTGGCGCAACAGGCCGACTGGTACCGGGATCTCACCGACGCCTGCCTCGACGTACGGCGCTGCGTCGGCATCACCGTGTGGGACTACACCGACAAGTACTCGTGGATCCCCGCGTTCTTCCCCGGCGAGGGCGCGGCGCTGCCCTGGGACGAGCAGCTCGCGCCGAAGCCGGCGTACTTCGCGATCCGGGACGCGCTCAGGTAG
- a CDS encoding LacI family DNA-binding transcriptional regulator, which yields MTAKDTVPSSRGRITITEIAREAGVSVPTVSRVVNGRSDVSPGTRARVEDLLRLHGYRKRPAASRTRAALLDLVFNDLDSPWAVEIVRGVEEVAHSAGAGTVVSAIHGRSGDAREWMRNLRSRASDGVILVTSALEPTLHEQLRILGVPLVVVDPTGSPADGTPTIGAANWAGGLAATEHLLALGHRRIGLIAGPPRLLCSRARLDGYRAALEAAGLALDETLVVPGDFRPESGFTGCAALLDLPEPPTAVFAASDQMALGAIEALRRRGLRAPEDMSVVGFDDLPEVRWSAPPLTTVRQPLADMGKLAARTVLSLARGERPDSPRVELGTELVVRFSTAPPRAAPLRSAT from the coding sequence GTGACGGCGAAGGACACGGTGCCCTCGTCCCGGGGCAGGATCACGATCACGGAGATAGCCCGCGAGGCGGGTGTCTCGGTGCCGACCGTGTCCCGGGTCGTCAACGGCCGCTCCGACGTCTCGCCCGGCACCCGCGCCCGGGTGGAGGACCTGCTGCGCCTGCACGGCTACCGCAAGCGCCCCGCCGCCTCCCGGACCCGCGCCGCGCTGCTGGACCTGGTCTTCAACGACCTCGACAGCCCCTGGGCGGTGGAGATCGTCCGGGGGGTCGAGGAGGTCGCCCACTCCGCCGGCGCGGGCACGGTGGTGTCGGCGATCCACGGCCGTTCGGGCGACGCCCGCGAGTGGATGCGCAATCTGCGCTCCCGCGCCTCCGACGGCGTCATCCTCGTCACCTCGGCCCTCGAACCCACCCTGCACGAGCAGTTGCGCATCCTGGGCGTCCCGCTGGTCGTCGTCGACCCGACCGGCTCCCCCGCCGACGGCACCCCGACCATCGGCGCCGCCAACTGGGCGGGCGGTCTGGCGGCCACCGAGCACCTGCTCGCGCTGGGGCACCGCAGGATCGGCCTGATCGCGGGCCCGCCCCGGCTGCTCTGCTCACGAGCCCGCCTCGACGGCTACCGGGCGGCCCTGGAGGCGGCCGGACTCGCCCTCGACGAAACCCTCGTGGTTCCCGGCGACTTCCGCCCGGAGTCCGGCTTCACCGGTTGCGCGGCCCTGCTCGACCTGCCCGAACCGCCGACCGCCGTGTTCGCGGCGAGCGACCAGATGGCGCTCGGCGCGATCGAGGCACTGCGCCGGCGCGGTCTGCGGGCCCCGGAGGACATGAGCGTCGTCGGCTTCGACGACCTCCCGGAAGTCCGCTGGTCCGCACCGCCGTTGACCACCGTCCGCCAGCCGCTCGCCGACATGGGCAAGCTCGCCGCCCGCACCGTCCTGAGCCTGGCCCGCGGCGAGCGCCCCGACTCGCCGCGGGTCGAACTGGGCACGGAGCTGGTGGTCCGGTTCAGCACCGCTCCGCCCCGTGCGGCCCCGCTCCGCTCCGCTACCTGA
- a CDS encoding carbohydrate ABC transporter permease: MGVPLVYAVLSGFKSTDQLSRNPIGLPDPWITSNYTDILGSGSFWQLVGSSTLIAAGTTAVVVAVSALAAFSFARFAFRGREMLFTLFTMGLMFPFAVAALPLFLLLRSMGLLDNPLGVILPQAAFGLPMTIVILRGFFREIPAELEEAATLDGCGPLGFFWRILLPMARPALGTVSVLAVVGSWNNFLLPLLVFNEPTWWTIPIGVQQFQGQYSAEYARVFAYLVLAMVPALAFYAVAERQLVGGLTAGATKG; the protein is encoded by the coding sequence ATGGGCGTACCGCTCGTCTACGCCGTGCTGTCCGGTTTCAAGTCCACCGACCAGCTCTCCCGCAACCCCATCGGCCTGCCCGACCCCTGGATCACCTCCAACTACACCGACATCCTGGGTTCCGGGTCCTTCTGGCAGCTCGTCGGCAGCAGCACGCTCATCGCGGCCGGCACGACCGCGGTCGTCGTCGCGGTGTCCGCGCTCGCCGCGTTCTCCTTCGCCCGCTTCGCCTTCCGCGGCCGGGAGATGCTCTTCACCCTGTTCACGATGGGGCTGATGTTCCCCTTCGCGGTGGCGGCGCTGCCCCTGTTCCTCCTGCTGCGCTCCATGGGCCTGCTGGACAACCCGCTCGGCGTGATCCTGCCGCAGGCCGCGTTCGGACTGCCGATGACCATCGTCATCCTGCGCGGGTTCTTCCGGGAGATCCCCGCCGAGCTGGAGGAGGCGGCCACCCTCGACGGCTGCGGTCCCCTCGGCTTCTTCTGGCGGATCCTGCTGCCCATGGCCCGGCCCGCCCTCGGCACCGTGTCGGTGCTCGCCGTGGTCGGCAGCTGGAACAACTTCCTCCTGCCGCTGCTGGTCTTCAACGAGCCCACCTGGTGGACCATCCCGATCGGCGTCCAGCAGTTCCAGGGCCAGTACTCCGCCGAATACGCGCGCGTGTTCGCCTATCTCGTCCTCGCCATGGTGCCCGCCCTGGCCTTCTACGCCGTCGCCGAGCGCCAGCTCGTCGGCGGCCTCACCGCAGGCGCCACGAAGGGATGA